In a single window of the Thermoanaerobaculia bacterium genome:
- a CDS encoding phosphoenolpyruvate carboxykinase (ATP), producing MSQDTSYLKKFAEDLEAHLKSPTIRHLDLGGLESKAREYGHKTSFGSYGWRSFISNRLAAKTVYLGSDRVQLPNPSDFQNRLVESAPEELAKVLHFLKTLPFYHLQRQMGNNDHFNPTCDLYVCCADPKNYRLGYMWGHTMFKPAGRPGPRITMIHIPEEHQIRQQILSIPEYNINIALGTDYMGEDKKGFLRQAMWLSEQQGMLGLHAGTKMCTVVDTETGKLKRYGVFLFGLTATGKSTWSCHQLGLDPDRGEKVDVAQDDIVFLRPDGSALGSENGFYVKTDIRKEQQEAMYYALTDRSALLENVMIKADGSVDFLDEELCANGRGIVMRDKLRVLRDGKLVSISADSVNLPPLSELDGLYFAFITRRNTIMSFAQELTPEQGVLAYLWGESTHSFATNPAKAGESVRIVGTDDFIIGSRAHKVNRFYDIVMGLSQAHPGKVKFFQYNTGGMGEIIEMTDEGGQKRKRLIRKTERVPLSLMSAIQRGDLRGSNRYETGILGTRSIVACEGRELSDWDVHKLYSDEQIAHYIVDLIKGRRDWTEEIAREGLRPEVIRAAEESFRIEHQAKKSMVAPGGPSGDREVVYVTEKQANRPRRPGVWRWR from the coding sequence ATGAGCCAGGACACTAGCTACCTCAAAAAGTTTGCGGAAGACCTTGAGGCCCACCTCAAGAGCCCAACGATTCGGCACCTCGATCTGGGAGGATTGGAATCGAAGGCCCGTGAATATGGACACAAGACATCCTTTGGATCCTATGGATGGCGTTCCTTTATTTCAAATCGACTTGCGGCAAAGACCGTATATCTTGGAAGTGACCGGGTGCAGCTTCCCAATCCCTCTGATTTTCAAAATCGCCTTGTGGAAAGCGCTCCGGAAGAGCTGGCCAAGGTGCTTCACTTCCTGAAGACCCTTCCCTTTTATCATCTGCAGAGACAGATGGGAAACAACGATCACTTCAACCCCACCTGCGACCTCTATGTCTGCTGCGCCGACCCTAAAAATTACCGTCTCGGATACATGTGGGGTCACACGATGTTCAAGCCCGCCGGCAGACCGGGCCCACGGATCACGATGATTCACATCCCTGAAGAACATCAGATCCGTCAGCAGATTCTATCCATTCCCGAATACAACATCAATATTGCCCTGGGTACCGACTATATGGGAGAAGATAAAAAGGGCTTTCTGCGCCAGGCCATGTGGCTATCGGAGCAACAGGGGATGCTGGGTCTGCACGCGGGTACCAAAATGTGTACGGTAGTTGACACGGAGACGGGAAAACTGAAGCGGTACGGCGTCTTTTTGTTTGGACTGACGGCCACGGGCAAATCGACGTGGTCATGCCACCAGCTGGGTCTGGATCCTGACAGGGGAGAAAAGGTCGATGTCGCTCAGGATGATATCGTCTTTCTCAGACCCGATGGTTCGGCCCTGGGATCGGAAAATGGCTTCTACGTAAAGACAGACATACGCAAAGAACAGCAGGAAGCCATGTACTACGCTCTAACCGATCGGTCGGCTCTCCTGGAAAACGTCATGATCAAAGCCGATGGTTCGGTGGACTTTCTGGACGAAGAACTCTGCGCCAACGGCCGCGGAATTGTGATGCGGGACAAGCTCAGGGTGTTGAGAGACGGAAAGCTGGTTTCCATTTCAGCAGATTCTGTCAATCTGCCCCCTCTTTCCGAACTGGACGGACTTTACTTCGCCTTCATCACCCGCAGGAACACGATCATGTCCTTTGCTCAGGAACTGACACCCGAGCAGGGCGTTCTGGCCTATCTCTGGGGTGAATCGACCCACAGCTTCGCCACCAATCCGGCAAAGGCCGGAGAATCAGTCCGGATCGTCGGAACCGATGACTTTATCATCGGTTCGCGCGCTCACAAGGTCAACCGATTCTACGATATTGTCATGGGATTATCCCAGGCTCACCCCGGAAAAGTGAAATTTTTCCAGTACAACACCGGAGGGATGGGCGAAATCATAGAGATGACCGACGAGGGCGGGCAAAAGCGAAAACGACTGATTCGAAAGACGGAGCGTGTTCCGCTGTCCCTCATGTCGGCCATCCAGAGGGGAGACCTTCGCGGTTCCAACCGTTACGAAACGGGTATCCTTGGAACCCGGTCCATCGTGGCCTGTGAAGGACGGGAGCTTTCGGATTGGGATGTCCACAAGCTCTACAGCGACGAGCAGATTGCACACTATATCGTGGATCTCATCAAGGGTCGAAGGGATTGGACAGAAGAGATTGCCAGGGAAGGATTGCGGCCGGAAGTGATTCGAGCCGCAGAAGAGTCCTTCCGGATTGAGCATCAGGCCAAAAAGAGCATGGTGGCTCCCGGTGGACCCTCCGGTGATCGGGAAGTCGTCTATGTGACAGAAAAGCAGGCAAACCGCCCCCGGAGACCCGGCGTCTGGCGCTGGCGTTGA
- a CDS encoding pyridoxal phosphate-dependent aminotransferase: protein MISDRVKKIGASPTLRITAKAKAMKAEGIDVIDLSVGEPDFPTPEAIKAAGKRAIDENFTRYTASDGIPELKSAIIQRIREDHGLSYTPAEILVSCGAKHALYNAIMALVNEGDEVIIPAPYWVSYPEMVNLAGGVPVILQAKEENHFRITPRQLRAAITARTKVLILNNPSNPTGAAYSRLELEALADIVLEEDLFVITDEIYKKLVYDDFSFTSFPAVREKLRSRVLAVDGISKAYAMTGWRIGFAMGPADLISAMAKIQSHSTSNATSIAQKAGVEALKGPQHEVSRMLQEFQKRRNYLLYRLGTIPGVSCPKPDGAFYCFPNVSSYFDREFEGTLIRNSYGMAYYLLKHAGIALVPGAAFGSDEFIRISYATSMENIERGMDHMVQALGALKTPRKVKKLRLANTGTRVQKQVPLDTRVERERRNALVAEAEAHLSHDQYFEWNANINGVLVQLRTNIGHLVDFWTENWYPAQLEADIEPHGIIYAVDGVTGREPHAFYCSDAKTGILFNTDHYGSLRRLALGLVSDVSERLFDTHAVRGMSLDMDGWGVLLIGPKGTHKSEIFFNLLGNAGTLFHSSDMLFVRYGGGFALADNPERKIYMPTASAELYSPLPRLFDRSKCENVVMKKEDCSNSACLALEDCRLDRGSPYCYKASSRAHAMLDPYWLGGMQKHVKRIDIRHTFLLTADPLSSPFEPLQPEEAVRILETGQAYGVSREPESTRSQPFYNPYFFFSDSEHLDHQTRSFKKLFRTSRCYRVNTTRLTPTEVARKIRQIIAEGE from the coding sequence GTGATATCGGACAGAGTTAAAAAAATCGGTGCGTCGCCAACCTTGAGAATTACAGCCAAGGCAAAAGCCATGAAGGCTGAAGGAATCGATGTCATCGATCTGAGCGTGGGGGAACCCGATTTTCCCACTCCGGAAGCGATCAAGGCAGCCGGAAAGCGGGCGATTGACGAGAATTTTACACGCTACACAGCCAGTGACGGGATCCCAGAACTGAAATCGGCCATCATCCAGCGCATCCGGGAGGACCATGGCCTCTCCTACACACCCGCGGAAATTCTTGTATCCTGCGGGGCAAAACATGCCCTTTACAACGCCATTATGGCGCTGGTAAACGAAGGGGACGAGGTTATCATTCCGGCTCCCTACTGGGTTTCATACCCGGAGATGGTGAACCTTGCCGGGGGAGTTCCCGTCATCCTTCAGGCAAAGGAAGAGAACCATTTCCGGATCACGCCCCGGCAACTTCGTGCTGCAATTACTGCCCGGACCAAGGTCCTGATTCTCAATAATCCTTCCAATCCAACGGGAGCGGCATACAGCAGGCTGGAACTTGAGGCACTTGCGGACATCGTATTAGAAGAAGACCTTTTCGTGATCACCGATGAGATTTATAAAAAACTGGTCTACGATGATTTTTCCTTCACGTCGTTCCCTGCGGTTCGGGAGAAACTGCGATCCAGGGTTCTAGCCGTCGACGGAATTTCCAAAGCCTATGCCATGACCGGCTGGAGAATCGGGTTTGCCATGGGCCCTGCCGACCTGATCAGTGCCATGGCCAAGATCCAGAGCCACAGTACCTCAAATGCCACCTCCATCGCTCAAAAGGCAGGGGTTGAGGCTCTTAAGGGACCCCAGCATGAGGTTTCCCGGATGCTTCAGGAATTCCAGAAGCGTCGGAACTATCTCCTTTACAGGCTGGGAACCATTCCGGGGGTTTCCTGCCCGAAACCGGACGGCGCCTTCTACTGTTTTCCCAATGTTTCATCCTACTTCGACAGGGAATTCGAAGGCACGCTCATCCGCAACTCCTACGGGATGGCCTATTACCTGTTGAAGCACGCGGGTATTGCCCTGGTTCCCGGAGCCGCATTCGGCTCCGATGAGTTTATCCGGATTTCCTATGCAACCTCGATGGAGAATATCGAGCGCGGGATGGATCACATGGTTCAGGCACTGGGTGCCCTGAAAACACCGCGAAAGGTAAAGAAACTCCGCCTGGCCAACACGGGAACCAGGGTTCAAAAACAGGTTCCCCTCGACACCCGCGTGGAGCGGGAGCGAAGAAATGCGCTGGTGGCGGAAGCAGAAGCCCACCTGAGTCACGACCAATACTTTGAATGGAATGCCAACATCAACGGCGTGCTGGTTCAGCTGCGAACCAATATCGGGCATCTGGTCGATTTCTGGACGGAAAACTGGTATCCAGCTCAACTGGAAGCCGACATTGAACCCCACGGTATCATCTATGCGGTGGACGGCGTCACGGGGAGAGAACCCCACGCCTTTTACTGCTCCGATGCAAAGACCGGAATCCTTTTTAATACTGACCATTATGGAAGTCTTCGCCGTCTGGCCCTCGGCCTGGTTTCCGATGTTTCCGAACGTCTCTTTGACACCCATGCGGTTCGAGGTATGTCCCTGGACATGGATGGCTGGGGTGTTCTCCTGATCGGGCCAAAGGGAACCCATAAATCCGAAATCTTCTTTAACCTCCTTGGAAATGCCGGAACGTTGTTTCACTCCAGCGACATGCTTTTTGTGCGGTACGGCGGCGGGTTTGCCCTTGCCGACAACCCGGAAAGAAAAATCTATATGCCCACGGCTTCGGCCGAGCTCTACTCCCCCCTTCCCCGGCTCTTTGACCGCTCAAAGTGTGAAAACGTGGTCATGAAAAAGGAGGACTGCTCAAACTCCGCCTGCCTTGCCCTGGAAGACTGCCGCCTGGACCGGGGATCACCCTATTGTTACAAAGCCTCATCTAGGGCACACGCCATGCTCGATCCATACTGGCTGGGCGGCATGCAGAAACACGTCAAGCGAATTGATATCCGCCATACATTTCTCCTGACGGCGGACCCGCTGAGTTCACCGTTCGAACCCCTTCAGCCCGAGGAAGCCGTGCGGATTCTGGAAACAGGACAGGCCTATGGAGTGAGCCGGGAACCTGAATCTACGAGAAGTCAACCCTTTTACAATCCATACTTTTTCTTTTCCGACTCCGAGCATCTTGATCATCAGACCCGTTCCTTCAAGAAACTGTTCCGCACATCCCGCTGCTACCGGGTGAACACGACCCGTCTCACACCAACGGAGGTGGCCAGAAAAATCCGTCAGATCATCGCGGAGGGAGAATAA